A portion of the Polaribacter cellanae genome contains these proteins:
- a CDS encoding cation transporter, whose translation MKKTIFKITKMDCPSEENLIRMKLNEISSIINLDFDIPNRKLTIFHNGKADQIENSIIELNLGGKKISTEQTNQQEFKENKNQKKLLWSVLIINFVFFIIELTTGVISKSMGLVADSLDMLADSFVYGISLFAVGATIIKKKYIAKLAGYFQIALAIIGFLEVLRRFFESEKLPNFSTMIIVSVFALVANGMCLYILQKSKSKEEAHMKASLIFTSNDIIINLGVITAGILVNYLNTNKPDLIIGTIVFILVVQGAFRILKLSK comes from the coding sequence ATGAAAAAAACAATATTTAAAATTACGAAAATGGATTGTCCTTCAGAGGAAAATCTAATTCGAATGAAGTTGAATGAAATTTCAAGTATTATTAATTTGGATTTTGATATTCCGAATCGAAAACTAACGATTTTTCATAATGGTAAAGCCGATCAAATCGAAAACTCAATAATTGAATTAAATTTGGGAGGTAAGAAAATTTCTACTGAACAAACTAATCAACAAGAATTTAAAGAAAATAAAAATCAAAAAAAGTTACTTTGGTCGGTACTTATAATAAACTTTGTGTTTTTTATAATTGAACTAACTACAGGAGTCATTTCAAAATCAATGGGATTAGTTGCAGATAGTTTAGATATGCTTGCAGATAGTTTTGTGTATGGAATTAGTTTATTTGCAGTTGGAGCAACAATAATTAAAAAAAAGTATATTGCAAAACTTGCTGGATATTTTCAAATAGCACTAGCAATTATAGGTTTTTTAGAAGTTTTAAGAAGATTTTTTGAGAGTGAAAAGCTTCCTAACTTTTCAACAATGATTATTGTTTCGGTTTTTGCACTTGTAGCAAATGGAATGTGTTTATATATCTTACAAAAATCAAAAAGTAAAGAAGAAGCTCACATGAAAGCTAGTTTAATTTTTACATCTAATGATATAATTATTAATTTAGGAGTAATAACTGCAGGAATTTTGGTAAATTATTTAAATACAAATAAACCAGATTTAATAATAGGAACAATCGTTTTTATTTTGGTTGTTCAAGGAGCATTCCGAATATTAAAATTAAGTAAGTAA
- a CDS encoding VWA domain-containing protein produces the protein MSVFSILLLFINPTIEKITLVNTKPTLAVLVDNSKSVSFFKEDNNVKELLNSIADNKELNEKFEIKTFSFGNQLQVLDSLSFNNNDTNIYDAISSVNELNKDKKAPVLLISDGNQTIGNDYEYINSTQHIYPIVIGDTTKYKDLKISQLNVNKYSYIKNKFPVEVILNYEGTATVKSKFSIFNGGKTVFSKNVTFSRLENSKTITTNLTSNKEGVNYYTASIRKIEGEKNIRNNTKSFSIEVINEQTKVLILSSILHPDLGAFKKAIESNKQRSVDIQLINKFKNQINDYQLFILFQPNNLFNVILNQVIERKLNFLLVSGTNTNWNFINKKQVGFSKKAISQTENYGANYNESFLTFFQKDIGFNDFSPLKDKFGEISFTRDHQDLLLQNINGVQTQQPLLSVLEQNNQKTAVLFGERIWKWRSLSFLNSNSFQDFDQFIGNLVQYLASKKKRNRLEINTKSLYPANSTINISAFYVDKNYNFDNRASLEITITNKETKELTKLPFSLINKSFQATVENLSSGDYSYKVAVVGQKISKYGQFKITDYEIEEQFTHANSEKLQKLAKKTGGKLFYKNQTNTLFEDLIDNKAYFTTQKSTTKEENLIDWKWILFFVIGLFTAEWFIRKYYGKI, from the coding sequence TTGAGTGTTTTTTCGATTTTGTTGTTATTTATAAATCCTACAATCGAAAAAATAACCTTAGTAAACACAAAACCAACTTTGGCAGTTTTGGTTGATAATTCGAAGTCTGTTTCCTTTTTTAAGGAAGATAATAATGTAAAAGAATTATTGAATAGTATTGCTGATAATAAAGAATTAAACGAAAAGTTTGAAATTAAAACTTTTTCTTTCGGAAATCAATTACAAGTTTTAGATTCACTTTCTTTCAATAATAACGATACCAATATTTACGATGCCATTTCTTCTGTAAATGAGTTAAATAAAGACAAAAAAGCACCAGTTTTACTTATTTCCGATGGAAACCAAACCATTGGAAACGATTACGAATATATAAACTCTACACAACACATTTACCCAATTGTAATTGGAGATACCACAAAATACAAAGATTTAAAAATAAGTCAGTTAAACGTAAATAAATACAGTTATATAAAAAATAAATTTCCTGTTGAAGTAATTCTAAATTATGAAGGAACAGCAACTGTAAAAAGTAAATTTTCGATTTTCAATGGAGGAAAAACAGTTTTTTCTAAAAATGTAACGTTTTCAAGATTAGAAAATTCGAAAACAATTACTACAAATTTAACTTCCAATAAAGAAGGCGTAAATTATTACACAGCAAGTATTCGAAAAATCGAAGGAGAAAAAAACATAAGAAATAACACCAAAAGTTTCTCTATTGAAGTAATTAACGAGCAAACAAAAGTATTGATATTATCTTCTATTTTACACCCAGATTTGGGAGCTTTTAAAAAAGCAATAGAAAGTAATAAACAACGTTCTGTAGATATTCAATTGATAAATAAATTTAAAAATCAAATAAATGATTATCAGTTATTTATATTGTTTCAGCCAAACAATTTGTTTAACGTTATTTTGAACCAGGTTATTGAACGAAAACTGAATTTTTTATTGGTTTCTGGAACGAATACAAATTGGAACTTCATCAATAAAAAACAAGTAGGATTTTCTAAGAAAGCCATTAGTCAAACAGAAAATTACGGAGCGAATTACAACGAATCTTTTTTAACTTTTTTTCAAAAAGATATTGGTTTTAACGATTTTTCTCCCTTAAAAGATAAGTTTGGCGAAATTTCTTTTACTAGAGATCATCAAGATTTATTGTTGCAAAATATCAATGGAGTACAAACGCAGCAACCATTATTATCGGTTTTAGAGCAGAATAATCAAAAAACAGCGGTTTTATTTGGAGAAAGAATTTGGAAATGGCGTTCATTAAGTTTTTTAAATTCGAATTCTTTTCAAGATTTCGACCAATTTATTGGGAATTTAGTACAATATTTAGCTTCTAAAAAGAAGAGAAATCGATTAGAAATAAATACAAAAAGCTTATATCCAGCAAACTCTACCATAAACATTTCTGCTTTTTATGTAGATAAAAATTACAATTTCGATAATAGAGCTTCCTTAGAAATAACAATAACGAACAAAGAAACAAAAGAACTTACAAAACTTCCTTTCTCTTTAATAAATAAGTCTTTCCAAGCAACTGTAGAGAATCTTTCTTCAGGAGATTATAGCTATAAAGTTGCTGTTGTTGGACAGAAGATTTCTAAATACGGTCAATTTAAAATTACAGATTACGAAATAGAAGAACAGTTTACGCATGCAAATTCAGAAAAACTGCAAAAATTAGCAAAAAAAACAGGAGGGAAGCTGTTTTATAAGAATCAAACCAACACTTTGTTTGAAGATTTAATCGATAACAAAGCTTATTTTACAACACAAAAATCTACTACAAAAGAAGAGAATTTAATCGACTGGAAATGGATTTTATTTTTTGTGATTGGTTTATTTACTGCAGAGTGGTTTATTAGAAAATATTATGGAAAAATTTAA
- the fabG gene encoding 3-oxoacyl-[acyl-carrier-protein] reductase, giving the protein MKLLENKSAIITGATRGIGRSIALEFAKQGANVAFTYSSSVDAANTLEEELKAFGVSAKGYQSNAANFNAAQELAKEVQQEFGTIDILVNNAGITKDNLLMRISEDDFDKVIEVNLKSVFNLTKAVIRPMMKQRKGSIINMSSIVGLKGNAGQANYAASKAGIIGFSKSVALELGSRNIRSNVIAPGFIETEMTDKLDEKVVQSWRDGIPLKRGGQPIDVANACVFLASDMSAYITGQTLSVDGGM; this is encoded by the coding sequence ATGAAATTATTAGAAAATAAATCAGCAATAATTACAGGTGCAACAAGAGGAATTGGAAGAAGTATTGCCCTTGAATTTGCAAAACAAGGAGCAAACGTTGCTTTTACTTACAGTTCTTCTGTAGATGCTGCAAATACATTAGAAGAAGAATTAAAAGCATTTGGAGTTTCTGCAAAAGGATATCAATCGAATGCAGCAAATTTTAATGCGGCTCAAGAATTAGCAAAAGAAGTACAGCAAGAATTTGGTACTATAGATATTTTGGTAAATAACGCAGGTATTACAAAAGATAACTTGTTAATGCGTATTTCTGAAGACGATTTCGATAAAGTAATCGAAGTGAATTTAAAATCTGTTTTCAACTTAACAAAAGCAGTAATTCGCCCAATGATGAAGCAAAGAAAAGGTTCTATTATTAATATGAGCTCTATTGTTGGTTTAAAAGGAAATGCAGGCCAAGCTAATTATGCAGCTTCTAAAGCTGGTATTATTGGCTTTTCTAAATCTGTAGCCTTAGAATTAGGTTCTAGAAATATTAGAAGTAATGTAATTGCTCCAGGGTTTATAGAAACAGAAATGACCGATAAATTAGATGAAAAAGTAGTGCAATCTTGGCGAGATGGAATTCCTTTAAAAAGAGGAGGACAGCCTATAGACGTTGCAAATGCTTGTGTATTTTTAGCATCTGACATGAGTGCTTACATTACAGGACAAACATTGTCTGTAGATGGAGGAATGTAA
- a CDS encoding putative toxin-antitoxin system toxin component, PIN family, whose amino-acid sequence MKITLIFSNELIGEFVEVVSRPKFKKYFSKRDIEKLLGCFDEYGKLIKVESDVKICRDEKDNFLLNLSIDSKAKYLIIGDRDLSNLR is encoded by the coding sequence ATTAAAATAACTTTAATTTTTTCAAATGAATTAATTGGCGAATTTGTTGAAGTTGTAAGTCGACCTAAATTTAAAAAATACTTCTCAAAAAGAGATATTGAGAAATTACTTGGTTGCTTCGATGAATATGGTAAATTAATTAAAGTTGAATCTGATGTAAAAATTTGCAGAGATGAAAAAGATAACTTTTTATTAAATCTTTCAATCGATTCTAAAGCAAAATATTTAATAATAGGTGATAGAGATTTATCTAACCTTAGGTAA
- the sucD gene encoding succinate--CoA ligase subunit alpha — MSVLVNKNSKIIVQGFTGSEGTFHAGQMIDYGTNVVGGVTPGKGGQEHLGKPVFNTVAESVEKVGADTSIIFVPPAFAADAIMESADAGIKVIICITEGIPTADMVKVKAYIADKDCRLVGPNCPGVITPDEAKVGIMPGFIFKKGKVGIVSKSGTLTYEAADQVVKQGFGITTAIGIGGDPIIGTTTKEAVELLMNDPETEAIVMIGEIGGNLEAEAAQWIKADGNRKPVVGFIAGQTAPAGRTMGHAGAIVGGADDTAQAKMKILAENGVHVVSSPAKIGEMVASVLK; from the coding sequence ATGAGTGTTTTAGTAAATAAAAATTCAAAGATTATTGTTCAAGGTTTTACAGGTAGTGAAGGTACTTTTCACGCGGGTCAAATGATCGATTATGGAACCAATGTTGTAGGAGGTGTAACACCAGGAAAAGGAGGTCAAGAACATTTGGGAAAACCAGTTTTTAATACAGTTGCAGAGTCTGTAGAAAAAGTAGGAGCAGATACTTCCATTATTTTTGTACCACCAGCTTTTGCAGCAGATGCAATTATGGAATCTGCAGATGCAGGAATTAAAGTAATTATTTGTATTACAGAAGGAATTCCTACAGCAGATATGGTAAAAGTAAAAGCGTATATTGCAGATAAAGATTGTAGATTGGTTGGCCCTAACTGTCCAGGTGTAATTACGCCAGATGAAGCTAAAGTTGGTATTATGCCAGGTTTTATCTTTAAAAAAGGGAAAGTTGGTATTGTTTCTAAATCAGGAACTTTAACGTACGAAGCAGCAGACCAAGTTGTAAAACAAGGTTTTGGAATTACAACTGCAATTGGTATTGGTGGAGATCCAATTATTGGAACTACAACAAAAGAAGCTGTAGAATTGTTAATGAACGACCCAGAAACTGAAGCAATTGTTATGATTGGTGAAATTGGTGGAAATTTAGAAGCAGAAGCTGCACAATGGATTAAAGCAGATGGAAATAGAAAACCAGTTGTTGGTTTTATTGCAGGACAAACTGCACCAGCAGGAAGAACAATGGGACATGCAGGAGCAATTGTAGGTGGAGCAGACGATACAGCACAAGCAAAAATGAAAATTTTAGCAGAAAATGGAGTTCACGTTGTGAGTTCGCCAGCTAAAATTGGAGAAATGGTAGCAAGTGTTTTAAAGTAA
- a CDS encoding UDP-3-O-(3-hydroxymyristoyl)glucosamine N-acyltransferase — translation MKFKKPKTLQQIASILNIDFVGDKNFEILGINEIHVVEKGDIVFVDHPKYYDKALNSAATTILINKNVVCPEGKSLLISDDPFRDFNKITNHFNPFIASNVSISESAIIGEGTIIQPNVFIGNNVTIGKNCIIYPNVAIYDNSVIGNNVTIHANTVLGADAFYYKNRSTGFDKLISGGRVVLEDHVDLGASCTIDRGVTGDTTIKKGTKIDNQVHVGHDTVIGKKCLIASQTGIAGCVIIEDEVTIWGQVGTNSGITIGKGAIILGQTGVTKSVAGGKSYFGTPISESREKLKEMAEIKRFLKDRKNS, via the coding sequence ATGAAATTTAAAAAACCAAAAACTCTTCAACAAATAGCATCGATTTTAAATATTGATTTTGTTGGTGATAAAAATTTTGAAATCCTTGGAATTAATGAAATTCACGTTGTAGAAAAAGGAGATATTGTTTTTGTAGATCATCCAAAATATTACGATAAAGCTTTAAATTCTGCTGCAACCACTATTTTAATCAATAAAAATGTAGTTTGTCCAGAAGGAAAATCTTTGTTAATTTCTGATGATCCTTTTCGAGATTTTAATAAAATAACCAATCATTTTAACCCTTTTATAGCATCAAACGTATCTATTTCAGAAAGTGCTATAATTGGAGAAGGCACTATAATTCAGCCAAACGTATTTATAGGAAATAATGTTACTATTGGCAAAAATTGTATAATTTATCCAAACGTAGCTATTTACGATAATTCAGTCATTGGAAATAATGTTACGATTCATGCAAATACAGTTTTAGGAGCAGACGCTTTCTATTATAAAAATAGATCCACAGGTTTCGATAAATTAATTTCTGGTGGAAGAGTTGTATTAGAAGACCATGTAGATTTAGGAGCTTCTTGCACAATAGATAGAGGAGTTACTGGAGATACAACCATTAAAAAAGGAACAAAAATAGACAACCAAGTACATGTAGGGCATGACACTGTAATTGGAAAAAAATGTTTAATTGCCTCGCAAACAGGAATTGCAGGTTGTGTAATTATAGAAGATGAAGTAACCATTTGGGGACAAGTTGGTACCAATAGCGGAATTACAATTGGAAAAGGAGCTATAATTTTAGGGCAAACAGGTGTTACAAAATCTGTTGCAGGAGGAAAAAGTTATTTTGGAACTCCAATATCCGAATCAAGAGAAAAGTTAAAAGAAATGGCAGAAATAAAACGATTTTTAAAAGATAGAAAGAATTCATAA
- the efp gene encoding elongation factor P gives MATTSDIRNGLCIRYNNDIYKIVEFLHVKPGKGPAFVRTKLKSVTNGKVIDNTFPAGRKIEDVRVETHKFQFLYHDGEFYHFMNEADYTQIRLLEAALDNPGLMKEGEIVTIIINSEDNMPLSVEMPASVILEVTHTEPGVKGNTATNATKPATVETGASVNVPLFINEGDKIKVETTKGTYQERIKE, from the coding sequence ATGGCAACAACATCAGATATTAGAAACGGATTGTGTATTAGATACAACAACGATATATATAAAATTGTAGAGTTTTTACACGTAAAACCAGGAAAAGGACCAGCATTTGTAAGAACGAAATTAAAAAGTGTTACAAACGGAAAAGTAATAGATAATACATTTCCTGCTGGAAGAAAGATTGAAGATGTTCGTGTAGAAACTCATAAATTCCAATTTTTATATCACGATGGAGAATTTTACCATTTTATGAATGAAGCAGACTATACACAAATACGTTTGTTAGAAGCTGCTTTAGACAATCCTGGTTTAATGAAAGAGGGAGAAATTGTTACCATAATTATAAATTCCGAAGATAATATGCCACTTTCAGTAGAAATGCCAGCAAGTGTAATTTTAGAAGTTACTCATACAGAACCTGGAGTTAAAGGAAATACAGCAACAAATGCTACAAAACCAGCAACAGTAGAAACTGGTGCATCTGTAAATGTACCTTTATTTATTAATGAAGGCGATAAAATAAAGGTAGAAACTACCAAAGGTACTTATCAGGAACGTATTAAAGAGTAA
- the lpxA gene encoding acyl-ACP--UDP-N-acetylglucosamine O-acyltransferase: MNQPLAYVHPQAKVARNAVIEPFTTIHNNVTIGSGTWIGSNVTIMEGARIGKNCRIFPGAVISAIPQDLKFDDEETTVEIGDNVTIRECVTINRGTSDRMKTVIGDNCLIMAYCHIAHDCFVGDNCIFSNNSTLAGHVTIGDNVVLAGMVAVHQFASVGKHAFVTGGSLVRKDVPPYVKAAREPLSYVGINSVGLRRRGYTTEKIREIQNIYRILFQKNYNYTQAIDIIEAEMEATPERDEIIQFIKDSHRGIMKGYFNAG; encoded by the coding sequence ATGAATCAACCTTTAGCATACGTTCATCCACAAGCAAAAGTTGCTAGAAATGCTGTAATAGAACCTTTTACAACCATACATAACAATGTAACAATTGGTTCTGGAACTTGGATTGGTTCGAATGTAACCATTATGGAAGGTGCTAGAATTGGTAAAAACTGTAGAATTTTTCCTGGAGCAGTAATCTCTGCAATTCCACAAGACTTAAAATTCGACGACGAAGAAACTACTGTCGAAATTGGAGACAATGTAACCATTCGAGAATGTGTTACTATTAATAGAGGAACTTCCGATAGAATGAAAACTGTAATTGGCGACAATTGTTTAATAATGGCATACTGTCATATTGCACACGATTGTTTTGTTGGCGATAATTGTATTTTTTCAAACAACTCTACTTTGGCAGGTCATGTAACTATTGGCGATAACGTGGTTTTAGCAGGTATGGTTGCAGTGCATCAATTTGCTTCTGTTGGTAAACATGCCTTTGTTACAGGAGGATCTTTGGTAAGAAAAGATGTGCCTCCTTATGTAAAAGCCGCAAGAGAACCCTTGTCTTACGTTGGTATTAATTCAGTAGGATTAAGAAGACGTGGTTACACAACCGAAAAGATTAGAGAAATTCAGAATATCTATAGAATTTTATTCCAAAAAAACTACAATTATACCCAAGCAATAGATATAATTGAAGCAGAAATGGAAGCAACTCCAGAAAGAGACGAAATTATTCAATTTATAAAAGATTCTCACAGAGGAATTATGAAAGGATATTTTAACGCTGGATAA
- a CDS encoding bifunctional UDP-3-O-[3-hydroxymyristoyl] N-acetylglucosamine deacetylase/3-hydroxyacyl-ACP dehydratase codes for MSKKQKTIQKEVSLSGVGLHTGNTVNMVLKPAPVNHGFAFSRVDLEGTPTIEARAEYVVNTQRGTNLEKNGVQIQTSEHVLAAAVGLDIDNLLIEIDSSEPPIMDGSSKYFVEALEKAGIEEQDAEVEEYIVKEIISYKDEVSGSEIILMPSDDYQITTMVDFGTKILGTQNATLEKISDFKKEIADARTFSFLHEIEMLLENDLIKGGDLNNAIVYVDKELSENTMQKLKKAFNKEDISVKPNGILDNLTLHWANEAARHKLLDVIGDLALTGTRIRGKVIANKPGHLVNTNFAKKLAKIIKAEKRNNVPQYDLHQPPLLDIHQIMDILPHRPPFLLVDRIIELSDKHVVGLKNVTMNENFFVGHFPGAPVMPGVLQVEAMAQCGGILVLSTVPDPENYLTYFMKMDNVKFKQKVLPGDTLIFKAELITPIRRGICHMQAYAYANGKLVAEAELMAQIARKK; via the coding sequence ATGAGTAAGAAACAAAAAACGATTCAAAAAGAAGTAAGTTTATCTGGTGTAGGGCTTCACACAGGTAATACTGTTAATATGGTTTTAAAACCAGCTCCTGTAAATCATGGTTTTGCTTTTAGTAGAGTAGATTTAGAAGGCACACCAACAATTGAGGCAAGAGCAGAATATGTGGTAAATACACAAAGAGGAACAAATTTAGAGAAAAATGGTGTTCAAATACAAACTTCCGAGCATGTTTTAGCTGCTGCTGTTGGTTTAGATATCGATAACCTGTTAATAGAAATCGATTCTTCAGAACCACCAATTATGGATGGTTCTTCGAAATATTTTGTTGAAGCTTTAGAAAAAGCAGGAATCGAAGAGCAAGATGCAGAAGTAGAAGAGTATATTGTTAAAGAAATTATTTCTTACAAAGATGAGGTTTCTGGAAGTGAGATTATTTTAATGCCATCAGATGATTATCAAATAACTACAATGGTAGATTTTGGTACGAAAATTTTAGGAACCCAAAATGCTACTTTAGAAAAAATTTCTGATTTTAAGAAGGAAATTGCAGATGCAAGAACATTCAGTTTTTTACATGAAATTGAAATGTTATTAGAAAACGATTTAATAAAAGGTGGCGATTTAAACAATGCAATTGTATATGTAGATAAAGAATTATCGGAAAATACAATGCAAAAATTAAAAAAAGCCTTTAATAAAGAAGATATTTCTGTAAAACCAAACGGAATTTTAGATAATTTAACACTACATTGGGCAAACGAAGCTGCAAGACATAAATTATTAGATGTAATTGGAGACTTGGCATTAACAGGAACTCGAATTAGAGGAAAAGTAATTGCGAACAAACCAGGGCATTTAGTAAATACAAATTTTGCTAAGAAATTAGCAAAAATTATTAAGGCAGAAAAGCGAAACAACGTTCCACAATACGATTTACATCAACCACCATTATTAGACATTCATCAAATAATGGATATTTTACCTCACAGACCTCCTTTTTTATTGGTCGATAGAATTATCGAACTATCAGACAAACATGTTGTGGGGTTGAAAAACGTAACAATGAACGAAAATTTCTTTGTTGGACATTTTCCAGGAGCACCAGTAATGCCAGGAGTTTTGCAAGTAGAAGCAATGGCACAATGTGGTGGAATTTTAGTTTTAAGTACAGTTCCAGACCCAGAAAATTATTTAACATATTTTATGAAAATGGACAATGTTAAGTTCAAACAAAAAGTATTACCTGGAGATACATTAATATTTAAAGCAGAATTAATTACACCAATTAGAAGAGGAATTTGCCACATGCAAGCTTATGCCTATGCAAATGGTAAATTGGTTGCAGAAGCAGAATTAATGGCGCAAATTGCAAGAAAAAAATAA
- the lpxD gene encoding UDP-3-O-(3-hydroxymyristoyl)glucosamine N-acyltransferase produces the protein MKFTAQQIADILEGNILGNPNEEVSTLSKIEEGKKGSLTFLSNPKYNSYLYTTKASVVIVNKSFVPEKEISATLIQVENAYKSFSKLLEFYNEVKNNKQGREQPSFISETAKIGKNEYIGAFAYIGENVKLGNNVKIYPNSYIGDNVIIGDNTTIFAGVKIYSETVIGNNCKIHSGCVIGADGFGFAPNENGEYKAIPQIGNVVIEDNVDIGSASTIDRATLGSTIIRRGVKLDNQIQIAHNVEVGKNTVIASQTGIAGSTKVGENCMFGGQVGISGHLKIGNNVKILAQAGISKNIKDDEILNGSPAFKAIDYNRSSVYFKKLPSIVDRINHIEKVVKSQKEEL, from the coding sequence ATGAAATTTACAGCACAACAAATAGCCGATATTTTAGAGGGCAACATTTTGGGAAATCCGAATGAAGAAGTATCTACCCTATCTAAAATAGAAGAAGGTAAAAAAGGCTCTTTAACTTTTTTATCGAATCCAAAATACAACTCGTATTTATATACAACAAAAGCTTCTGTAGTTATTGTTAACAAGAGTTTTGTTCCAGAAAAAGAAATTAGTGCGACTTTAATTCAAGTTGAAAATGCGTATAAATCTTTCTCTAAATTATTAGAATTTTATAACGAAGTAAAAAACAATAAACAAGGCAGAGAGCAACCAAGTTTTATTTCAGAAACTGCAAAAATTGGCAAAAACGAATATATAGGAGCATTTGCTTACATTGGAGAAAATGTAAAATTAGGAAATAATGTAAAAATTTATCCGAATTCTTATATTGGAGATAATGTAATTATAGGTGATAATACCACTATTTTTGCTGGAGTAAAAATTTATTCGGAAACTGTAATTGGCAATAATTGTAAAATACATTCAGGCTGTGTAATTGGTGCAGATGGATTTGGCTTTGCACCTAATGAAAATGGAGAATATAAGGCAATTCCGCAAATTGGAAATGTTGTTATAGAAGATAATGTAGATATTGGTTCTGCCTCAACCATAGATAGAGCAACACTGGGCTCAACAATAATAAGGAGAGGAGTAAAATTAGACAATCAAATACAAATTGCGCATAATGTAGAAGTTGGAAAAAACACTGTAATTGCATCTCAAACAGGAATTGCAGGATCTACAAAAGTAGGCGAAAACTGTATGTTTGGAGGACAGGTAGGAATTTCTGGACATCTTAAAATAGGGAATAACGTTAAAATATTAGCACAAGCAGGAATTTCCAAAAATATTAAAGATGATGAAATTTTAAATGGTTCACCAGCATTTAAAGCCATAGATTATAATAGAAGTTCTGTTTATTTTAAAAAATTACCATCTATTGTAGATAGAATAAATCATATAGAAAAAGTAGTTAAGTCTCAAAAAGAGGAATTATAA
- a CDS encoding HD domain-containing protein produces MKKKTPNKLKILNDPIYGFIQIPNSLIFDIIEHPYFQRLRRITQMGFSNLVYPGANHTRFHHAIGCMHLMQKAIRVLRFKQVEITEEEEKALYLAILLHDIGHGAFSHALEHSIVSGISHEEISLKFMKKLNDEFNGELTLAIEIFEGKNPRKFLGQLISSQLDIDRLDYLKRDSFYTGVTEGNISSDRLIAMMNVKNDELVIEKKGIYSVEKFLIARRLMYWQVYLHKTGLVAENILVNVLKRAKELAEKGVELYASSALHYFLYHQINANNFTRETLEMFSKLDDYDILSAIKEWVNHDDKTLSLLAKMIVDRNLLRIEIQKDAFDTSYIEKKKLKAVKKLQISKEEARFFVFTQQIRNQAYNLEKPVLILNKKGKLKDIAKASDQLNLQALTKPVIKHFICYPK; encoded by the coding sequence TTGAAGAAAAAAACGCCCAACAAACTTAAAATATTAAACGATCCTATTTACGGATTTATTCAAATACCAAATTCACTAATTTTCGACATAATAGAGCATCCATATTTTCAGCGATTGCGAAGAATAACACAAATGGGGTTTTCTAATTTAGTCTATCCAGGAGCGAACCATACACGTTTTCATCACGCCATTGGTTGTATGCATTTAATGCAAAAAGCAATTCGTGTTTTACGATTTAAACAAGTCGAAATTACAGAAGAAGAAGAAAAAGCATTATATCTGGCAATTTTGCTGCACGATATTGGTCATGGTGCATTTTCGCACGCTTTAGAACACAGCATTGTTAGTGGAATTTCTCATGAGGAAATTTCTTTAAAATTTATGAAGAAATTAAATGACGAATTTAATGGAGAATTAACGTTAGCTATCGAAATTTTCGAAGGTAAAAATCCACGTAAATTCTTAGGTCAGTTAATTTCGAGTCAGTTAGATATAGATCGTTTAGATTACTTAAAAAGAGATAGTTTTTACACAGGTGTAACAGAAGGAAACATCTCATCAGATCGTTTAATAGCAATGATGAATGTGAAAAACGATGAATTAGTAATCGAGAAAAAAGGAATTTATTCCGTAGAAAAATTCTTAATTGCCAGGCGATTAATGTACTGGCAAGTATATTTGCATAAAACAGGTTTGGTTGCAGAAAATATTTTGGTAAATGTTTTAAAAAGAGCCAAAGAATTGGCAGAAAAAGGAGTGGAGTTGTATGCAAGTTCTGCGCTTCATTATTTTTTATACCATCAAATTAATGCTAATAATTTTACCAGAGAAACTTTAGAAATGTTTTCTAAGTTAGACGATTACGATATTTTATCAGCCATAAAAGAATGGGTAAATCACGATGATAAAACTTTATCATTGTTAGCAAAAATGATTGTCGATAGAAACCTGCTACGAATCGAAATTCAAAAAGATGCTTTCGATACATCTTATATCGAAAAAAAGAAATTAAAAGCAGTTAAGAAATTACAGATTTCAAAAGAAGAAGCACGTTTTTTTGTTTTTACACAGCAAATTAGAAATCAGGCGTATAATTTAGAAAAACCAGTTTTAATTTTAAATAAAAAAGGAAAATTAAAAGATATTGCAAAAGCATCCGACCAATTAAATTTACAAGCATTAACAAAGCCTGTTATAAAACACTTTATTTGTTATCCAAAATAA